Genomic segment of Alphaproteobacteria bacterium:
TTGCGCGAATAGGCCTTGAGGAATTCGACGAAGGGATGCTCGATGCGAATGGGCTCGACATCTAGGTACTGGGGGGCGGGGGTTTGCTCGAGCTCTGCCATGGTCGCTCGTCCCTAGGCCGTTCTCGACATGCGGATGCGCGGGTCGATGATGCGGTAGGCCAGGTCGGTCAGCAGGTTGAAGACGATCACCACCATGGCCGAAAAGAACAGAATTCCCATGATCGTCGGCGTATCGCCGCGCAGGATCGATTCGAAAGCCAGCGTACCCAGTCCCGGCCAGGTGAAGACCGTCTCGATCACCACGGCACCGGAAAAGAGGTGCGAGAACTGCAGCCCGGCGATGGTCACCACCGGGATCACGGCGTTGCGCAGCGCGTGTTTGTAGACCACTTTGCGCCGGCCCAGCCCTTTGGCCCGGGCCGTGCGGATGAAGTCGGAACCCAGAATGTCCATCATGCTGGCCCGCGCCAGGCGGCTGTATTGCGCCAGGTAAATGGTCGAAAGCGATAAGACCGGCAGGAACAGGTGATGGGCCACGTCGAGGTACCAAAGCCAGGTGCCTTTCTCCGTCAGGGGATCGACCAGCCCGGAAAGCGGCATAATCTCCAGCATCGCCACGAAGAGTACGATGAGCAGAAAGGCGGTCCAGAATACCGGCGCCGAGAATCCCACCAGCGCCAGGATGGTGATGAAATGGCTAAACATACCGTTTGGCTTCTGCGCCGCGATGACGCCGAATAGTGTGCCGACGAGGATGGCCAGCACCAGCGCCGTCACGACCAGCAGCAGCGTCGGCCCGACGCGCTCCAGAATGAGGTCGGCGACCGGCAGGTTGAAATAGAAGGACTGGCCCAGATCGCCCTGCATGACCTTGCCGACATAGGTCAGGAGCTGGACGTAGAAAGGCTGGTTGAGGCCGTAGCTGCGCCGGATTTCGGCCATCACCTCGGCGCTGGCGCCGCCGCTTTCGCCGGCGATGGTCTCGGCAATATCGCCGGGTACCAGCGAGAGCAGGACAAAACTGAAAACGACCACCGCCAACAAAAGAGCGCAGGCATAAAAGAGGCGCTGCAGGATGATGGTGAAAAGGCGCATGTGGATCCCGGTCTCTGGATTACGACAGTGCAGTGGAGGGGAATTCTTTCACGAATTCCCCTCCACCGGTACCGCCGCTACTGCTTGATGTAGGTCTCGTCCCAGGGCGCCGAGGTTCCCCAGATCGAATTGATCGGCGGATTGCCGACCCGCTCGTTGTTGTAGACCGTGTGGTAGGGCGAGGCGTTGATGTAGGCGATGGGCGCCTCGTCGACGATCATTTTCTGCATTTCGGCGTACAGCGCCTTGCGCTTCCCGAGGTCCAGCTCCTTGCCCGCCTTTTCCATGATGGCGTCGATGGCGTCGTTCCTGAACTGCTGGGTGTTGTGCCAGGGCACGCCCTTGCGGATGTTCGACGACTGGTAGGTACGGTGCACGCCGATCACCGGGTCGCCCCAGTTAAAGACCGAATCCAGGGTCATGTCGAAGTTGTGGCTGGTTACGGTCTTGAGCCAGGCCCGGAAATCGGACGAGGCCTTGATGGTGACGGCGATGCCGGCCTTCTTGAGCTGCGCCTTGGTCAGCTCCGCCCAGCGCTTCCACAGCGCACCGCCGGGGATGAAATCGAGCGTGGTCTTGATGCGCACGCCGTAGGCATCCGGCTTGTAGCCGGCGGCATCCAACAGCGCCTTGGCCTTGTCGAGATCGTAGTTGTAGTGATTGACGTCGGCCGAATAAAAGACGCTGCCGGGATGGATGGGGCCGGTGGCGCGCTGGGCGAAGCCCTGATAGAGCACCTTGAGCAGGAACTTCTTGTCGAGCGCATAAGCAAAGGCCTGGCGCACGCGCTTGTCGTCGAAGGGCTTCCTGGCGGTATTGAAAGCCAGCCAGTTGAGCGGGCCGATGGCCGAATAGCCGTTCGGCGTTAGCGAGAGGTGCTTGCTTTTCTTATACCGCGTCAGTTCCTGGGCATCGGCAGCGAAAGCCGTGAAGTCGGCCTTGCCCTTTTCCAGGGCGATGATGCGGCTCGTCGATTCCGCCATCTTCTTGTAAACGATGCGGTCGACATAGGGCCTGCCCTTGAGGAAATATTTGTCGAAACGCTCCAGGATGATGTGCTCGCCGGGCTTGAATTCCTTCAGCTTGAA
This window contains:
- a CDS encoding ABC transporter permease, which produces MRLFTIILQRLFYACALLLAVVVFSFVLLSLVPGDIAETIAGESGGASAEVMAEIRRSYGLNQPFYVQLLTYVGKVMQGDLGQSFYFNLPVADLILERVGPTLLLVVTALVLAILVGTLFGVIAAQKPNGMFSHFITILALVGFSAPVFWTAFLLIVLFVAMLEIMPLSGLVDPLTEKGTWLWYLDVAHHLFLPVLSLSTIYLAQYSRLARASMMDILGSDFIRTARAKGLGRRKVVYKHALRNAVIPVVTIAGLQFSHLFSGAVVIETVFTWPGLGTLAFESILRGDTPTIMGILFFSAMVVIVFNLLTDLAYRIIDPRIRMSRTA
- a CDS encoding ABC transporter substrate-binding protein; this encodes MKTKRILTAAIAGAAMALVLAGPASAAEPKQGGTLTFIYRIIGGHFNPAIASGTPTGIPGTQLFAALLRFDAQWNPQPYLAESWKIADDGLSVRVNLRKNAVFHDGHPITSEDVAFSIATYQKNHPFKPMYAPVTKVDTPDPHTAILRLSKPHPAILLAMSSQLGVVIPKHVYGKTDNIRKHPQNSQNIVGSGAFKLKEFKPGEHIILERFDKYFLKGRPYVDRIVYKKMAESTSRIIALEKGKADFTAFAADAQELTRYKKSKHLSLTPNGYSAIGPLNWLAFNTARKPFDDKRVRQAFAYALDKKFLLKVLYQGFAQRATGPIHPGSVFYSADVNHYNYDLDKAKALLDAAGYKPDAYGVRIKTTLDFIPGGALWKRWAELTKAQLKKAGIAVTIKASSDFRAWLKTVTSHNFDMTLDSVFNWGDPVIGVHRTYQSSNIRKGVPWHNTQQFRNDAIDAIMEKAGKELDLGKRKALYAEMQKMIVDEAPIAYINASPYHTVYNNERVGNPPINSIWGTSAPWDETYIKQ